From a region of the Helianthus annuus cultivar XRQ/B chromosome 5, HanXRQr2.0-SUNRISE, whole genome shotgun sequence genome:
- the LOC110940219 gene encoding calmodulin-binding protein 60 D, which yields MHTRNMERMNSIRERGKRGLEGEDEQQQPERKRPALASVIVEALKVDSLQKLCSSLEPILRRVVSEEVERALAKLGPARVTNGRSSPKRIEGPDGRNLQLHFRSRMSLPLFTGGKVEGEQGAAIHIVLIDANTGHVVTSGPESSIKLDIVVLEGDFNNEDDEGWTEEEFESHVVKEREGKRPLLTGDLQVVLKEGVGTLGELTFTDNSSWIRSRKFRLGLKVASGFCEGIRVREAKTEAFTVKDHRGELYKKHYPPTLNDEVWRLEKIGKDGSFHKRLNSAGIFTVEDFLRLVVRDSQKLRNILGSGMSNKMWEALIEHAKTCVLSTKLYVYYPEDNRNVGVVFNNIYELRGLIAGDQYQSADSLSDGQKVYVDALVKKAYDNWNQVVEYDGKSLVNFKQPKRLGVTRNDYSTGSIDYQRSNNQLLPPRHPVVGPSEPASVDSNLLLGGYNNNLDNMYQTGPLVDANEHGQYDINFASNGRHIGNSQQIQNNGYDNRSGLALGPPQSSSSSFQPVNTPVQQQPNMNPFEDWSHNSRDKGVGDFMSEEEIRMRSHEMLENEDMQQLLRLFSMGGGHSSNVAEDGFSFPSFMQSPAPNFDFDEDRGRSGKAVVGWLKIKAAMRWGFFVRKKAAERRAQIVELEDDE from the exons ATGCATACGAGGAATATGGAGAGGATGAATTCGATTAGGGAGAGGGGGAAGAGGGGATTGGAGGGGGAAGATGAGCAGCAGCAGCCGGAGCGGAAGCGGCCGGCTTTAGCCAG TGTAATTGTGGAAGCTTTGAAGGTGGACAGTCTTCAAAAGCTTTGCTCATCCTTGGAACCTATTCTTCGCAGAGTT GTTAGTGAGGAGGTGGAGCGAGCGTTAGCAAAACTAGGCCCTGCACGGGTAACTAATGGAAG GTCATCACCTAAGCGTATTGAAGGGCCAGACGGTAGAAATCTGCAGCTCCACTTCAGATCGAGGATGTCTTTACCGCTCTTCACTGGAGGAAAAGTCGAAGGGGAACAGGGTGCAGCTATTCACATTGTCTTAATCGATGCCAATACGGGTCATGTTGTTACATCAGGACCCGAGTCATCAATAAAACTAGACATTGTGGTTCTAGAAGGTGATTTCAACAACGAGGATGATGAAGGCTGGACCGAAGAAGAATTCGAAAGCCATGTTGTTAAAGAACGTGAAGGAAAAAGACCATTGTTGACCGGTGACTTGCAGGTTGTTCTCAAAGAAGGTGTTGGGACTTTAGGGGAGTTGACCTTTACCGACAATTCAAGTTGGATTAGAAGCAGGAAGTTTCGGCTCGGTTTAAAGGTTGCCTCGGGGTTCTGTGAAGGGATTCGTGTTCGTGAAGCTAAGACCGAAGCTTTCACCGTTAAAGATCATCGAGGAGAAT TGTACAAGAAACACTACCCACCTACTTTAAACGATGAGGTATGGCGATTGGAGAAAATCGGCAAGGATGGATCATTCCACAAGAGGCTGAATAGTGCTGGGATTTTCACAGTTGAAGATTTTCTTCGCCTCGTAGTGCGGGATTCCCAAAAACTACGTAAT aTTCTTGGAAGTGGCATGTCAAATAAGATGTGGGAGGCTTTGATAGAGCATGCAAAAACATGTGTACTGAGTACCAAGCTTTACGTATATTATCCCGAGGATAACAGAAATGTCGGTGTCGTTTTCAATAATATCTATGAGCTAAGAGGTCTTATTGCTGGTGACCAATATCAATCAGCTGATTCTCTTTCTGATGGCCAGAAG GTATATGTAGATGCATTGGTTAAGAAAGCATATGATAACTGGAACCAAGTTGTAGAGTATGATGGCAAGTCACTTGTGAACTTCAAGCAGCCTAAACGGTTGGGTGTAACTCGGAATGATTATTCAACGGGTTCAATAGATTATCAGAGATCTAATAATCAGCTACTGCCGCCACGTCATCCTGTTGTGGGTCCCTCTGAGCCCGCCTCTGTTGATTCGAATCTGCTATTAGGAG GTTATAACAACAATCTGGATAATATGTACCAAACTGGGCCACTTGTGGATGCCAATGAACATGGTCAGTACGACATTAATTTTGCTTCAAACGGTCGCCACATTGGCAATTCTCAGCAGATACAAAACAACGGGTATGATAATAGATCTGGGCTAGCTCTCGGTCCTCCACAATCATCATCGTCATCGTTCCAGCCTGTGAACACACCCGTTCAGCAGCAGCCCAATATGAACCCATTTGAAGACTGGTCCCACAACAGCCGGGACAAAGGGGTCGGGGATTTCATGTCCGAGGAGGAGATCCGCATGAGAAGTCACGAGATGCTTGAGAATGAAGATATGCAACAACTACTTAGGCTGTTCAGCATGGGCGGTGGTCATAGCAGTAACGTGGCGGAAGACGGGTTTTCTTTTCCGTCGTTTATGCAGTCACCGGCTCCGAATTTCGATTTTGATGAGGATCGTGGTCGATCCGGGAAGGCGGTAGTTGGTTGGCTGAAGATAAAGGCGGCGATGCGGTGGGGGTTTTTCGTCAGGAAAAAGGCTGCTGAAAGACGGGCGCAGATTGTAGAGTTAGAAGATGATGAATGA
- the LOC110940220 gene encoding probable xyloglucan endotransglucosylase/hydrolase protein 23 yields MAFISSTVSFLLFISLSASSSLVSANFYDEFDITWGDGRGKVINPDLLTLSLDKSSGSGFESRNEYLFGKIDMQLKLVPGNSAGTVTAYYLSSKGSNWDEIDFEFLGNLSGDPYILHTNVFSQGKGNREQQFYLWFDPTADFHTYSILWNPQRIIFSVDGTPIREFKNAESTGVPFPKDQPMRIHSSLWNADDWATRGGLVKTDWSQAPFTASYRNFKADACVVASGKSSCGGSAASSAGNNQAWLSEELDNTKQERLRWVQKNYMIYNYCSDSKRFPQGFPPECNVA; encoded by the exons ATGGCTTTCATCTCTTCTACAGTTTCCTTTCTACTCTTCATATCTCTATCAGCTTCTTCTTCACTTGTCTCTGCCAACTTCTATGACGAGTTTGATATCACTTGGGGCGATGGTCGCGGTAAAGTGATTAACCCCGACCTCTTAACGCTCTCCCTCGACAAATCATCCGGTTCCGGCTTCGAGTCAAGAAACGAGTACTTGTTCGGGAAAATCGATATGCAGCTCAAGCTTGTTCCTGGCAACTCTGCTGGCACTGTCACTGCCTACTAT TTGTCTTCGAAAGGGTCCAACTGGGACGAAATTGACTTCGAGTTCTTGGGAAACTTGAGTGGTGATCCTTACATTTTACATACAAATGTGTTTAGCCAAGGTAAAGGTAACAGAGAGCAGCAGTTCTACCTGTGGTTCGACCCGACTGCCGATTTCCATACATATTCCATCCTTTGGAACCCTCAACGTATCAT ATTTTCGGTTGATGGAACACCCATTAGAGAGTTCAAGAATGCCGAATCGACTGGGGTGCCGTTTCCTAAAGACCAGCCGATGAGGATACACTCTAGCTTATGGAATGCGGACGACTGGGCCACCAGGGGTGGGCTTGTGAAGACTGATTGGAGCCAAGCTCCTTTCACTGCTTCCTACAGAAACTTCAAGGCGGATGCTTGTGTTGTGGCTTCTGGGAAGTCGTCTTGCGGTGGCTCTGCAGCGTCTTCTGCCGGCAATAATCAAGCGTGGTTGTCGGAGGAGTTGGATAATACAAAGCAGGAGAGGCTGAGATGGGTGCAGAAGAACTACATGATCTACAACTACTGCTCTGATTCCAAGAGATTTCCACAAGGTTTTCCTCCAGAGTGCAATGTGGCATAA